The following coding sequences are from one Methanomicrobiales archaeon HGW-Methanomicrobiales-1 window:
- a CDS encoding 30S ribosomal protein S15, whose translation MARMHARRRGKSCSVRPYRKEVPAWSNKDVAGITKVILELRKDGASSSKIGLVLRDSYGVPDIKLATGKRLGEILKENNVATEIPEDLRDLMTKALGLRKHLSENKKDLHNKRQLQLTESKVRRLVKYYTGSKRLPKEFVYKPETAEILLSR comes from the coding sequence ATGGCACGAATGCATGCTCGAAGAAGAGGCAAGTCATGCTCAGTCCGCCCCTACCGCAAGGAAGTTCCCGCATGGTCCAACAAGGACGTAGCAGGAATCACAAAAGTAATCCTTGAACTCCGGAAGGATGGCGCGTCGAGCAGCAAGATTGGACTCGTACTCAGGGACAGCTATGGAGTTCCCGATATTAAACTTGCCACTGGCAAGCGTCTCGGTGAAATCTTAAAGGAGAACAATGTCGCGACAGAGATCCCCGAAGATCTCCGGGACCTCATGACAAAGGCGCTCGGTCTGCGCAAGCACCTGAGTGAGAACAAGAAAGATCTGCACAACAAACGGCAGCTCCAGTTGACCGAATCCAAGGTCCGCCGTCTCGTGAAGTACTACACGGGAAGCAAGAGACTGCCCAAAGAGTTTGTGTACAAGCCGGAGACTGCAGAGATTCTGCTGTCCAGATAA
- the tsaA gene encoding tRNA (N6-threonylcarbamoyladenosine(37)-N6)-methyltransferase TrmO — MTFPPIELHPIGFVRSPYKARGDAPRQGRLSDTISEIVIDEQYRPALWQMEGRKHLWVLSWFDRADRTVLRAIPPGSSAEMGVFTIRSPDRPNPVALCMVDLLEVKDGVLKVRGLDAFDGTPVIDIKVYSDEIDCARQG; from the coding sequence ATGACTTTCCCCCCCATAGAACTCCATCCCATTGGTTTCGTCCGATCGCCCTACAAGGCCCGGGGCGATGCCCCCCGTCAGGGACGCCTCTCGGATACGATCTCCGAGATCGTGATCGATGAACAATACCGTCCCGCTCTCTGGCAGATGGAAGGCAGGAAACATCTCTGGGTCCTCAGCTGGTTTGACCGGGCGGACCGGACCGTGCTCCGGGCAATCCCGCCCGGGAGTTCGGCAGAGATGGGTGTGTTTACGATACGGTCCCCGGACCGGCCGAACCCTGTTGCGCTCTGCATGGTAGACCTTCTCGAAGTCAAAGACGGTGTCTTAAAAGTCCGGGGACTGGATGCATTCGATGGGACACCGGTTATCGATATTAAGGTGTACTCGGATGAGATCGACTGCGCCCGGCAAGGGTAA